The proteins below come from a single Mytilus edulis chromosome 5, xbMytEdul2.2, whole genome shotgun sequence genomic window:
- the LOC139522844 gene encoding dehydrogenase/reductase SDR family member 1-like isoform X2, whose translation MTRSMAGKVCLVTGATRGIGKGIALQLGQAGATVYITGRTLTAPKGDPVGGSLTDTANEIESRGGKCIPVQCDHSKDSDIEELFNRVSKEQNGQLDVLVNNAYAAVKAISDNYGKPFWQQPITTWDTVNNVGLRNHYLCSVHAAKLMTARKTGLIVNVSSAGGLRYLFNVPYGVGKEACDRMAADCAVELRKMNVAFVSLWPGPVMTETLKDLLKDGGFGKNKPAPGNMPKVDAAKIFENGETTEYAGKAIVALATDPNIMKKSGKILLTADLGYEYGFKDINGKDALNMRQVNKVLKMNPKTEWIANFVPDFVYIPKWMLALAGNKF comes from the exons ATGACTAGATCTATGGCTGGTAAAGTGTGCTTGGTTACAGGAGCAACAAGAGGAATCGGTAAAGGTATAGCATTACAGCTAGGACAAGCTGGTGCAACAGTCTACATAACTG GACGAACACTAACAGCCCCTAAAGGCGACCCAGTTGGAGGTTCATTAACTGATACGGCTAACGAG ATTGAGAGCAGAGGAGGGAAATGTATTCCAGTCCAATGTGACCACTCCAAAGACAGTGACATAGAAGAACTGTTTAACCGCGTGTCTAAAGAACAGAATGGGCAATTAGATGTTTTAGTCAATAATGCATATGCTGCTGTAAAA GCAATCTCTGATAACTATGGCAAGCCATTCTGGCAACAGCCCATCACAACGTGGGATACTGTAAATAATGTAGGACTAAG AAACCATTATCTGTGTTCTGTGCATGCAGCAAAATTGATGACAGCAAGGAAAACAGGTTTAATCGTGAATGTATCGTCAGCTGGTGGTCTTAGGTATCTCTTTAATGTACCCTATGGTGTTGGTAAAGAAGCA TGTGATAGAATGGCAGCAGACTGCGCTGTAGAGTTGAGAAAAATGAATGTAGCTTTTGTCAGTTTATGGCCAGGTCCTGTCATGACAGAAACCTTAAAGGATTTATTAAAAGATGGTGGTTTTGGTAAAAATAAACCGGCACCAGGCAAT atgCCTAAAGTTGATGCTGCTAAGATATTTGAAAATGGAGAGACAACGGAATATGCTGGAAAGGCAATTGTAGCCTTAGCAACAG ATCCAAACATTATGAAGAAGTCTGGTAAAATTTTATTGACAGCAGATCTCGGATATGAGTATGGATTCAAGGATAtcaatg GAAAAGATGCATTAAATATGAGACAAGTGAACAAAGTCCTCAAAATGAACCCAAAGACAGAATGGATTGCTAACTTTGTTCCAGATTTTGTATACATTCCAAAATGGATGTTGGCTTTAGCTGGAAATAAATTTTGA